From one Solea solea chromosome 15, fSolSol10.1, whole genome shotgun sequence genomic stretch:
- the LOC131473882 gene encoding otoraplin-like isoform X1: MICPLVFVLCVGLLQHTARAVVMDKLADDKMCGDEECSTTLSMATATDDFIAPDCRFLNIKKGQTVYVYSKLVPEEGAGVFWFGSVSAHLLFSSSSSSSSSWDKQMCHPFSGETQNVTTDIWFNINRSFFK, from the exons ATGATTTGTCCTCTGGTGTTTGTCCTCTGCGTGGGACTGCTGCAGCACACGGCAAGGGCCGTCGTCATGGATAAACTAGCAGACGACAAGATGTGTGGCGACGAAGAATGCTCAA CTACCCTGTCTATGGCCACGGCCACAGATGACTTCATCGCCCCCGACTGCCGATTCCTCAACATCAAGAAGGGTCAGACGGTTTATGTGTATTCTAAACTCGTGCCAGAGGAGGGCGCCGGAGTCTTCTGGTTTGGAAGTGTAAGTGCACACTTgttattcagcagcagcagcagcagcagcagcagctgggacAAACAGATGTGCCATCCGTTTTCTGGCGAAACACAAAATGTCACGACAGACATTTGGTTTAATATTAAtagatctttttttaaatga
- the LOC131473882 gene encoding otoraplin-like isoform X2 produces the protein MICPLVFVLCVGLLQHTARAVVMDKLADDKMCGDEECSTTLSMATATDDFIAPDCRFLNIKKGQTVYVYSKLVPEEGAGVFWFGSVYSERYVDQMGRTGYFPATVVTEKLQFAMSTVTTSTTAGDFVCD, from the exons ATGATTTGTCCTCTGGTGTTTGTCCTCTGCGTGGGACTGCTGCAGCACACGGCAAGGGCCGTCGTCATGGATAAACTAGCAGACGACAAGATGTGTGGCGACGAAGAATGCTCAA CTACCCTGTCTATGGCCACGGCCACAGATGACTTCATCGCCCCCGACTGCCGATTCCTCAACATCAAGAAGGGTCAGACGGTTTATGTGTATTCTAAACTCGTGCCAGAGGAGGGCGCCGGAGTCTTCTGGTTTGGAAGT GTTTACAGTGAGCGCTACGTGGACCAGATGGGCAGGACCGGATACTTCCCTGCGACTGTGGTGACAGAGAAACTCCAGTTTGCAATGAGCACAGTTACAACCTCGACGACT GCGGGGGACTTTGTCTGTGATTAA
- the LOC131473882 gene encoding otoraplin-like isoform X3, whose protein sequence is MCQPCLHTARAVVMDKLADDKMCGDEECSTTLSMATATDDFIAPDCRFLNIKKGQTVYVYSKLVPEEGAGVFWFGSVSAHLLFSSSSSSSSSWDKQMCHPFSGETQNVTTDIWFNINRSFFK, encoded by the exons ATGTGCCAACCATGTTTG CACACGGCAAGGGCCGTCGTCATGGATAAACTAGCAGACGACAAGATGTGTGGCGACGAAGAATGCTCAA CTACCCTGTCTATGGCCACGGCCACAGATGACTTCATCGCCCCCGACTGCCGATTCCTCAACATCAAGAAGGGTCAGACGGTTTATGTGTATTCTAAACTCGTGCCAGAGGAGGGCGCCGGAGTCTTCTGGTTTGGAAGTGTAAGTGCACACTTgttattcagcagcagcagcagcagcagcagcagctgggacAAACAGATGTGCCATCCGTTTTCTGGCGAAACACAAAATGTCACGACAGACATTTGGTTTAATATTAAtagatctttttttaaatga